CAATGAGCCATCAGCGAGCGATACATTATTACCCTGAACTTGAATAGAACCAACTCCATTAACGTATGCCAAAGCTTGTTGCGAGAGGCGAATATCTCGCAGACTTTGTACATTTTGGTAGCTCAAAGCAAAGCCTGAAGAAATGGGATTGAGGCTGACTTGTCCTTCACCTACACTACCTAACTCAATTCGTCCTTGTTCTGCGGTCAGCGTACTGCCTTGTAAGTCTAGATTACCCCCTACCAAAGCTAGAGTCTTTCCTGATGGCACCCGCAAACCAGTTGAGTTATTACCTAAAGTAACAGCGGAGAATAGTGGTGCCTGAACAGATAAATCGTAGCCGCTGCCATACGCTACTATATTTCCGGAATTCCCTTGAAACTGCAAACCAATAGGCACATTTATTGTCAATAAAGGTGTAGACACAGGTTTAGTAGCACTAAACTCAAAGCCATCACCAAATTTCAAACTGCTAGCAGTACTAGCCACAAACGAACCGCCAATATCTAATTTGGCATTCTGACCAAAAATAATGCCATTAGGATTAATCACAAACAAGTTAGCTGTGCCATTGGCTTTGATTAGACCATCTATTTGAGATACAGATCTACCTGTAACTCGCGTCAGAATATTTTGAATATTTTGAGAATTATCAAATACAGCTGTAGAGCCAGTAGGCACAGAAAATTCTTTAAAGCTGTGAAATAAATTTCTACCTGCTTGAGTTCCTTCTGTGATAACGAACGTATTACCATCCAATTTCACATTGGAATTATTTGGTAGAGTACTATCTGGGGTAATTTGAGCAAGTGAGCTATTTGCACTCAAAACTATTGCGTTACCCAGAATCATCCCTATTCCTGACAGCCAAGAAAAATGCCTAAGTATCCCAGACATTGCACTTCCTAGTAGAATCCCTGCTGAATAACGCTTATACGAACTTATATTGCGCCAGTGTTTAGTAAAGCACATCTCAAAGCAGGGTAAGCGATGATTTGTCACAGATTATGAATTGGACGGCAGTGTTCGCTGACTTGTTACAGCTGCCGTCCACTCTCTAGAGTCAGAAGATTTTGAGCTTACCTACCATTAGCAATTTTTCTTTCGATTACAGAAATCCGTTCTTGGGTTCCTGGGTGGTCGCTTAAAAATGATGGTGGAGAAGATTGCTTAAGTAATTTCCTCAAGAATGCAGGCATAGCTTTTGGGTTATAGCCAGCGCGTTTCATATATTGCAATCCTTTGTCATCGGCATTAAATTCTGCTTCGCGGCTATTAGGTAAATCCACAGCCAGCTTATAAGCTATGGCGGTTACAGCACTTCGATCCAAACCAGCAAGCGAGGCTGCACCTTGAGCAAGTTGGGTTTGCTTCATTTTCTTGATCAGGTCGTTGTTGCAAATATGACCAATTTCATGCCCCATCACAGCTGCCAATTGGTCTTCATTATCTACAGTATTTAATAGCCCTGTATTGACATATACATAACCACCCGTGGTGGAAAAGGCATTAATACTAGAGTCGCGAACTACATAAAAGTGAAAAGGAATTTGAGAGCAGTTACTAGCTCTAGCCAAGCGTTGACCAACACGGTTAACGTAAGCATTGGTTTGAGAGCTAGAATCAAGTCGATAATTTTGTTTTACCTGCTGGTGAATATCTTTTCCGAGAGCGACTGTTTGCTGTGGTGAAACGTTGGAAAGTTGCAACAATTGCACACCATTAAATATAAGCTGACCCCAAGGAATTGCATTAGCTGGGGGAAGCGAAGTTAAACCTACACCTACAGCAGTTCCGACACCCAATACAGCAGAAAGACCTTTACGCATTCTTGAAATCATAGCCAAAAATAAAAAATTTAAAAGTAGTTAACAGCAAAATTTTGATTTCATATTTATCTTGTAAACCAAGTTTTTTTATAAAAAAATTAAATATAGTTAATAAGACTATGATGATAAAAATCTCTAGAAATAAATTATTTAACTTGATTAGCAAGATATATTTAATATTTTAACGAAAAAAAGGATGAATTAAGCTGGCACAAAGGAGGAATTTTAATTGCAAATCACATTGGCCGTATCAGTCTCTAGCAAGTTGCTAAGGGGAAAAAGTTTTAATACTTAGCTATATCGGACTACTACTAGCCTAGCTCAAAACCTGAGAGCGATCGCATAAGCCAAAAGCAGCCAGCACATTGAACTGGCTCACATGTGGTGATGATGGAAATGCGATCGCCTGTCTGTCTAACTTGCTATCTTACAGCCCTACAATTCCTTTTGCTCTCCCAAGTTCCAACAAATTTATTCTCTAGTTCGGTGCTTTTCTGTTTCTTGTCGGTTACTGGCTCGCTGTGAATTAATGTTCTTCGTTAGGAAAATATTTACAGTTATTACAAGCACAAACACTACTCGAAAGTCTAGCAAATATCCTGCTAATAGATAGCATGGCTTTTTTTTATAAAAAATCCGAAATCTGGCAACTGAGATTTGAAGCTTAGAATAATCAAAATTTCAGCCACTTGATTTTTCAGAGCAAGATTATTGCAGAATCTGCTTCCATCTACACATTATTGATATCCACGGAAATTTAGATTATGCTTCACCACATTTCTATTGCTGCTCAAAACCCCCTGCGCGTTGCTCAAGCGATCGCGAAAGTTATGAAGGGAGAAGCTTACCCGTTTTTTCCTCACCCAGGTAGCTATATGGTGTTTGCGATGGATGAACATGGTACAGCAATTGAAGTTTATCCATCAGAAATTAAGCTAGCACCGGGTGAAGGTGATGAGCAGTACCAATTTGTCAAAACTAATAACTTTAATGGGATGACAGCTACCCATGCAGCTATTTCGGTTCCTAGCAGCCAAGAAGAAATAGAGGAAATTGGTAAACGTGAAGGTTGGCGGGTGTTGCGCTGTAACCGTGATTCTTTCTTCGATGTCATTGAGTTTTGGTTAGAGAACACAGTGATGTTAGAACTACTCACACCAGAAATGGCAGAGCAATATGTGGCGGCGACAAGTCCAGAAAATCTCAGAAGAGTTTTTATCGCGAACCCAATATTAGCCAGTGTTTAAAATTTATACCAATTTGCACAACGAATATGACAGCTGGGTAAGGGGACAAATATTTTTGCACCCTTACCTATAATTTATGTGTATTTTATATGGCTTGAAGTCTAAACTGGTTTTGAGAAGGCGCTTAACTGCCAGTACTGCCATTTCCATTACGCTGCTGTCCTAACAGATATTCCCAGATACGACGGATTTCCGCTTGGTTCTCTAACATTTGAGCGCGATCGGCTTCAGCGTTTTGGAGCGAATGCATCAAAATATCTGTAAGGCTGGTGACATCTTCTGTTAGCCCATCAACTTTCTCAGTTAATCCATCAAATTTCTCTGTCAGTCCATCAACGTTAACAGTCAGTTGCGCAATTGCTGTAGTATTGGCTGCTTGTTGCTGGGCTACTTGCTCAAGGATAGCTTCGATGCGATCGAGGCGGTTAGGCGTTGCTTCACTCATGATACCCTTAAGGCCATTCTACAGATTTAGATTTACTTTAAATATAGTAGCTTTCAGAACTTAGAACTCAAGATGACTGAAGTAACAGCACCTCGTACAGATAGCCGTGTTCAAGAACGCCTACCAACTCTACATTATCAAGTAGCAATGCCTCAACCAGAAACACATCTGTTTGAGGTAACTTTACAGCTTGTAGGCTACCCATCACCAATTCTCGATTTGAAATTGCCTGTCTGGACGCCAGGTTCCTACTTGGTACGTGAATATGCTAAAAATTTACAAGATTTTGCTGCTTTTGCCGATAATCAACCTTTACGCTGGTGGAAAAAAAGTAAAAATCATTGGCAAGTAGATAAAACTAATGTTTCCGAATTAACAATACGCTATCGCGTGTTTGCTAATGAATTGTCGGTACGCACAAATCACTTGGATATTACTCACGGCTATTTTAATGGTGCGGCGCTGTTTTTCAGGCTACCAGGTTGGGAAAAGCAACCAATTCGCGTTACTATTGTACCTCCATACCCAGAATGGCAAGTAACAACATCTCTACCTGTAGATGCTGAAGTCAGCAATACTTTTTATGCTGCTGATTTCGACACCCTTGTTGATAGTCCTTTTGAAATTGGTAGCCACCAGTTATATCAGTTTGAGGCTTTAGGTAAACCCCACGAACTTGCAATTTGGGGACAGGGAAATATTCAACCTCAAAAAGTTATTTCTGATATCAAAAAAGTCATTGAAGTAGAAGCACAAATGTTTGGGGGTTTGCCCTATGAAAAATATGTGTTTTTACTACATTTATTTCACCAAGCTTACGGTGGATTAGAACACAAAAATAGCTGTTCTTTAATTTATCAACGTTTTGGCTTTCGCACTCAGGATAAGTACGAGCGCTTTATGCAATTAGTAGCCCATGAGTTCTTTCACTTGTGGAATGTCAAGCGCATTCGTCCGAAAGCTTTGGAAGTTTTTGATTATGACCAAGAGAACTATACACCTTCTTTGTGGTTTTCTGAGGGAACTACCAGTTACTACGATCTACTGATTCCTTTGCGAGCCGGAATTTATGACGCCAAGGCGTATTTAAATCATTTGAGTAAGGAAATTACCAGATTTCTCTCAACCCCAGGCAGAAAAATACAACCGCTTTCTGAATCAAGTTTTGATGCTTGGATTAAACTCTATCGTCCAGATGCTAATAGTGGGAATTCGCAAATCTCTTATTATTTAAAAGGAGCAATGGTTTCATTGCTGCTAGATTTATTAATCCGCGCCAAGCATGGCAATAAATACTCTTTAGATGATGTCATGCGGCAAATGTGGCAGCAATTTGGAAAAGCAGAAATTGGCTTTACTCCAGAAGAGTTACAAGCAGTAATTGAATCGGTTGCAGGAATAGATTTAGGAGATTTCTTTAAACGTTATCTTCATGGTACAGAAGAATTACCTTTTAATGAATACTTGGCACCTTTTGGCTTACAATTAGCGGCAGAATCGGAAGAAGAACCTTATTTAGGGGTAAAGGTAAATACTGAGAATGGACGGGAGATAATTAAGTTTGTTGAGGCGGGTTCACCTGCACAACAAGCCGGAATCGATCCTGGTGATGAATTGCTAGCTATTAATGGTATTAAGGTAGCAGCAAATAATTTAAGCGATCGCCTGAAGGATTTCCAACCTAAGGATACTATTCAAGTAATAGTTTTCCACCAAGACTTACTCCGTTCTGTAAGTGTAACTTTAGCAAGTCCACGTGCTGTAAAATACCAAGTTATTTCCTTACATAATTCTGATTCCGTTCAGCAAGAAAACTTAGCAGGCTGGTTAGGCGTGCAGAAAATTCTGGCTTAGATACTGAAATTGAGTTCGCTGAAATATTTTGGAATTTTTGAGTTTAGAGGGTTTAGCATTGCTAAACCCTTATTGTTATCAAGCTACACTCAAAACTTCTGATAATTTCTGACAAGTTTTAACAGTTCAACCATATACTAAAGTTGTTAAATCTCCAATGAAAAAATAGTGTTGAATAGATAAGTTGTTTTTTTATGCGATCGCGCAAATACCGACAACATTAATCGCAAACTCTTGTTGTGATTTCGAGTTAAATGCAGCCAAGTGTCCATCGGGACTGAAAACACCAGGCAAACAGTAGTCACCATCTGAGAATTCGCTAATTAACTTATTGCTTCGAGGATTCCACAGACGAATTCTCTGTTGGGGTTGACTAGTTATTTCGGTGGTGAGAGCTTTATACAGTAAAAAGGAGTTAAGAGTTAGAGAATGCAATTCTTCCCCAGTTTCGATACTCCACTCTGCGAACAGACGTCCCGTTTGGAACTGACTTCCTTTTTGAGCAATGATTCTTTGTCCATCGGGACTAATCAATGCGTGACCGACACGCGGACAGGTGAGCGTGTGGAGTTGTTTTCTTTGCTGTAAATCCCAAACTTTGACCTCGCCGCGAACATGAATATAACTGATGGCATATCGACCATCGGCACTAACATCAACATGGCTATACCAGGCAGAACCATCGAAAGCGTAGGATTGACCAGACTGGAGATTCCAAGTCTCGATTTCTGGGCTATTTTTTTTGCTACCAACGACTAAAGTTGCACCATTTTTGCTGATAGCAAGTGACTCTACATAAGTCGATCGCCCTTTTAAAGTCCGGATAATTTCTCCTGTTTGTAAATCTCGCTGACGAATTTTGCCATCGGAGTAGCCGACATAGCAAGAT
The genomic region above belongs to Calothrix sp. NIES-2098 and contains:
- a CDS encoding peptidase M48 Ste24p; this translates as MISRMRKGLSAVLGVGTAVGVGLTSLPPANAIPWGQLIFNGVQLLQLSNVSPQQTVALGKDIHQQVKQNYRLDSSSQTNAYVNRVGQRLARASNCSQIPFHFYVVRDSSINAFSTTGGYVYVNTGLLNTVDNEDQLAAVMGHEIGHICNNDLIKKMKQTQLAQGAASLAGLDRSAVTAIAYKLAVDLPNSREAEFNADDKGLQYMKRAGYNPKAMPAFLRKLLKQSSPPSFLSDHPGTQERISVIERKIANGR
- a CDS encoding peptidase M61 domain-containing protein, with amino-acid sequence MTEVTAPRTDSRVQERLPTLHYQVAMPQPETHLFEVTLQLVGYPSPILDLKLPVWTPGSYLVREYAKNLQDFAAFADNQPLRWWKKSKNHWQVDKTNVSELTIRYRVFANELSVRTNHLDITHGYFNGAALFFRLPGWEKQPIRVTIVPPYPEWQVTTSLPVDAEVSNTFYAADFDTLVDSPFEIGSHQLYQFEALGKPHELAIWGQGNIQPQKVISDIKKVIEVEAQMFGGLPYEKYVFLLHLFHQAYGGLEHKNSCSLIYQRFGFRTQDKYERFMQLVAHEFFHLWNVKRIRPKALEVFDYDQENYTPSLWFSEGTTSYYDLLIPLRAGIYDAKAYLNHLSKEITRFLSTPGRKIQPLSESSFDAWIKLYRPDANSGNSQISYYLKGAMVSLLLDLLIRAKHGNKYSLDDVMRQMWQQFGKAEIGFTPEELQAVIESVAGIDLGDFFKRYLHGTEELPFNEYLAPFGLQLAAESEEEPYLGVKVNTENGREIIKFVEAGSPAQQAGIDPGDELLAINGIKVAANNLSDRLKDFQPKDTIQVIVFHQDLLRSVSVTLASPRAVKYQVISLHNSDSVQQENLAGWLGVQKILA
- a CDS encoding serine/threonine protein kinase with WD-40 repeats gives rise to the protein MPDSQQPTEFDAVLGGHSPLPMSAAVLGGIEGVIQRLASPLSTEQYTALQQFMQKCRKSGLELIKQALVDETEYLQRLAYMILRQQPQPEVQEFLLQNMPYHLFEPLVKVEGSYSAHGGLYEAEFAFMPNSQQLLTALFDNSVKIWDLRSGELVKTLTGFEDRFSTAIVASPDGKSCYVGYSDGKIRQRDLQTGEIIRTLKGRSTYVESLAISKNGATLVVGSKKNSPEIETWNLQSGQSYAFDGSAWYSHVDVSADGRYAISYIHVRGEVKVWDLQQRKQLHTLTCPRVGHALISPDGQRIIAQKGSQFQTGRLFAEWSIETGEELHSLTLNSFLLYKALTTEITSQPQQRIRLWNPRSNKLISEFSDGDYCLPGVFSPDGHLAAFNSKSQQEFAINVVGICAIA